The Rhodospirillaceae bacterium genome segment TAAATACCGACAGCATGCCGCACGCCCCACCAACAACATCTTCGGCGGTGATCGCGCTGATTTTTTTATTACCAGCCATCTCGCCGAAAGACTTAAGGGCCCGGCCAAGGCTGGTTCTAAACCCGGCTTCATGGGTGCCGCCTTCCGGCGTGGGTATCGTATTACAGTAGGAGTTCAGAAAACCGTCTTGGTCTTCCGGCCAGCAAACGGCCCAATCAACGCGACCGGTTTCATCAGAGGTTTCAACCGAGCCTGAGAAGATGCATTCACCAACCAACTCCCGTCCTGCTGTAACAGAGGATAGATAATCCTTGAGGCCTTGGGGGAAGTGTAACTCTACTTTAGCTGGTGTGTCGTCTTTTCCGCGAATTAAGGATTCATCGCAAGACCATTTGATCTTTACGCCTTCAAACAGATAAGCTTTTGAGCGCGCCATTTTATAAATGGTCGCAGGCTTAAAGGCAGCGTCGGCTCCGAAGATGCTCAGGTCTGGTTTGAAACTGATAACCGTGCCGCGCCGGTTGGCGATTTCTTTTAACTTTTTCAGTTTTGACTTTACTTCGCCGCGACTGAAATTTTGAGTCCATAAGGCTTTATCGCGCGCGACTTCGACAGTCATTTCTTCTGATAAAGCGTTGACGACGGACACGCCGACCCCGTGCAGGCCGCCAGAAGTCTTGTACGCTCCGCCGCCAAACTTTCCGCCGGAATGGAGGGTCGTCATGATGACTTCAAGGGCGGATTTGCTGGGAAACTTTGGGTGCGGGTCAACGGGGATGCCGCGGCCATTGTCGCGCACCGTGACTTCGTTGTTTTTACCCAGGTGAACCTCGATACTGGTGGCATGTCCAGCGACCGCTTCATCCATCGCGTTATCAAGAACTTCAGCAACCAGGTGATGCAGGGCTTTTTCGTCGGTGCCACCGATGTACATGCCCGGCCTGCGGCGCACAGGCTCTAGGCCCTCAAGGACTTCAATGTCCTTGGCGGTGTATTTTGATTTCTTAGCGCCGGTCTGTTGGAAAAGGTCTGACATGGGCGCATTATATACAGAGTGATGCAGCCAACAACTGCATAAGGTAGGAATATTCCCCTTTACTTACAATATGTTGTGGAAAAGGTTCCCGCGTGACTGAGCCCATAGACCCCAAAATCCCTCAAGGCGAACTTTCTATTCGCACCGTTGCCATGCCTGCTGATACCAATCCCGCTGGCCATATTTTTGGCGGCTGGGTCTTAAGCCAGATGGATTTGGCGGGCGCGACGCATGCGGCGAGCTATACCGGAACGCGCGTCGTGACCGTCGCCATTGATGGTATGAAGTTTCATAAACCCATCCATATTGGTGATGAGGTCTCTTGTTACACCACAATCACGCGTATGGGGCGGACGTCTGTGGTGCTGCATG includes the following:
- the parE gene encoding DNA topoisomerase IV subunit B, whose translation is MSDLFQQTGAKKSKYTAKDIEVLEGLEPVRRRPGMYIGGTDEKALHHLVAEVLDNAMDEAVAGHATSIEVHLGKNNEVTVRDNGRGIPVDPHPKFPSKSALEVIMTTLHSGGKFGGGAYKTSGGLHGVGVSVVNALSEEMTVEVARDKALWTQNFSRGEVKSKLKKLKEIANRRGTVISFKPDLSIFGADAAFKPATIYKMARSKAYLFEGVKIKWSCDESLIRGKDDTPAKVELHFPQGLKDYLSSVTAGRELVGECIFSGSVETSDETGRVDWAVCWPEDQDGFLNSYCNTIPTPEGGTHEAGFRTSLGRALKSFGEMAGNKKISAITAEDVVGGACGMLSVFIPEPQFQGQTKEKLSSASATKLVESILKDHFEHWLSGDPDTATHILELALSRADVRLRRKQEKDLVRKSATKRLRLPGKLSDCSRATAEGTEVFLVEGDSAGGSAKQARNRETQAILPLRGKILNVASASQDKLRSNQELQDLFEALGCGRGDKFDLDKLRYEKVVIMTDADVDGAHIAALLMTFFFQELPELVQAGRLYLAMPPLYRLSQRGKTFYAMDDADRERIVATEFDSRGKVEVSRFKGLGEMPPAQLKETTMDPARRSLLRVTLPETTASSNSDAKATADLVEQLMGKKPEARFQFIQDNAEFVTDLDV
- a CDS encoding acyl-CoA thioesterase gives rise to the protein MTEPIDPKIPQGELSIRTVAMPADTNPAGHIFGGWVLSQMDLAGATHAASYTGTRVVTVAIDGMKFHKPIHIGDEVSCYTTITRMGRTSVVLHVETWVRRARHGSPLMVTAGLFTYVAIDENGDATPITPKND